The genomic stretch CAGGCAGCACAGCTCCCGGAAGGCAGTCCTTTAGCGGAACAGCTAAATGCTTCCATTAAACAATATACAGAAGGCTATAACGGTATGTTAGCGTTAAGGGAATCCATTAATACGTTAACCGCAAAAGAGAAGGAGCTGAATGAGGGGATTGAAACCTTTCAGACGGAGATTCAAAAAGCTGAGAAAGAAATCGCCAAAGGAAAAGCAGACATAAAAGAGAACGAGAAGAAGCTGGCTGACGGCTATGCAGAATATAATGAAAATCTTGATAAGTTCAATACTGAAATGGCAGATGCAGAAGGAAAGCTTAAGGATGCCAGAGAAGAACTGTCGAAACTGGAAAGGCCCAAATGGTATATACAGGACAGAGATGCGGCAGTAGGTTACACAAGCTTGAAAACGGATATTGATGTGGTCAACTCTGTTGCCGCAGTATTCCCTTTTTTCTTTATATTGCTTGGAATGCTTATGACCTCCAATTCCATGACCCGTATGATAGCAGAGGAACGAAGTGAACTTGGAACATTAACCTCACTTGGATACAGTGACGGCAAGATTATTTCTACTTATCTGTTCTATATCCTCTCAGCTACCGGTCTGGGTTCAATCGTGGGATTTTATGCAGGCTGCAGTATTATACCGCCCTTAATTTATTCAAATTATCAGTATATCTTACCTTCACTCATACTAAAATATGATCTGGTGTCATTTCTTCAGATAGTGGGAGTGGCATTTGTATTGATGACCCTGGTTACGGTTGTTTCCTGTAACAAAGAATTAAAACAGAAGCCGGCAGCCCTCTTGCGTCCGGTTCCTCTGGCAAAAGGAAAAACTATTCTGTTAGAGCGAATCGCTCCGGTCTGGAAACGTCTTTCTTTTACCTGGAAAGTTACCATGCGTAATATATTCAGATTCAAAAAAAGAGCTTTAATGACCATTGTGGGTGTATCCGGTTGTACAGCTTTGTTACTGGTCGGATTTGGCTTAAGGGATAGCATGCAGGGAGTGGCACAAAGACAATATGGTGAAATACTGCGCTATGGCAACATGATGATTCTGAAAGATGAGACGAAGAGTATTTCTGGAGAACTGGAAGACCTGTTGTCCAAAGAACAAGTTAATAATCCGCTGCTGATCAGACAGACAGCCTTCCAAAGCAGCAAAGGAAGAGTGGATAATGCAGACGGCTCTAAATTGAAATCAAAAGGAAAAACCCTGGATTCTTATGTTATTGTACCGGAGAATCAGGAAGGATTTAATGAATACTTTAACTTAAAAGATTCTAAAAGCGGGGTTGAAATTACCCTTAACGACAGCGGAGTTGTCCTGACAGAGAAATTAGCAGAGGTACTGGGGCTTGGCAAAGGAGATACCTTATCAGTGAAAGATACTGATAACAATGTATATTCCCTGACTGTCAGTGCAGTAACAGAAAACTACACCTCCCATTATATCTATATGAGCAATGAACTGTATGATAAGATTTTTAGTGAAGCTCCCGCCTATAATACCATTGTATCTGATTTTATGGGGGATAAAGATACCTTGTCTGAGCATCTGATAGACAGTGGTCTTGTACTGAATGTGGTCTATACCGGTGATGTATTGGAGAAAGCCATTGAAAGCAATAACAGCCTGGATAGCATTATTCTGCTTATAGTAGTGGTAGCATCGCTGCTGGCAATCATTGTTCTATACAACCTGACCTCTATTAATATCAGTGAAAGATTACGTGAAATAGCGACCCTTAAGGTACTTGGTTTTACGGATCAGGAGGCCAATGGCTACATCTATCGAGAAGCCATAATTCTTACAATTATCAGTGCCTGTGTCGGCCTGGTGCTGGGAATCTATCTCCATGATTTTATCGTTGGAATTGTAGAGAGAGATCAAATGATATTATCAAGAGAAATCAGTTGGGTCAGCTACGGCTTATCCTGGCTGATTACCATGGCGTTTTCTCTAATAATGCAGATGGTAACTTATTTTAAGCTTAGGACTGTTGAAATGCTGGAATCTTTAAAATCTGTGGAATAAGTTTAGAAGTAATCTTTATTGGCTGAATACTGACCTGCTGTGCGGGGGAAGTATACAGCCATTTCTTATATTATCCCTTTATTCCTTGGAGAAAGGTCTATTTGGTTTTCAAGAAGAGAGAGGAATGCAGGCTTGTCATTCTCAAATATAGTGGCAATCTGTAAAATTTCTACCAATGAAAGCTCACTATATGTTATCATATAATATATAACTCCTTTCGGATTCGTGATTCATTGTTTCTCGACAATTCCATTTACCATAAACAGGTGCGAGTTATATTTTTGTATCGAAATACCCCGTCCTTGAGAAAATCCTTGCGGTATGGAGCTGCGACAGGGATAAGTCCTGGAAGGAAATAATGGAAATAATGGATATAATGGAAGGAACCCATAAGGAGAAGGATTGGGTATGAAGCCATTCGCCAAAAAGTTGTGCTTTATAAAATTTAACAAATGAAGGAGTGTACAGGATGAAACTAGGAGCAACCTTATATATAAAAAATACCATTGAGGCGGTAGCGCTTTACACAGAAGCTTTTGGACTAACCTTGGGATACCATGAGAAATATCCGGATGGCACATTTATGCATGCGTCATTACTGAGAGACAGACAAGAAATATTTGCTGTCAGTGAATCACATAATGATAACTTTGTTAATATCATGCTCACATCTTCATTAGAAGGAGCACGGCCAACTATGAGTTATGGGATAAACTTTGAAAGTGAACAAGAAGTAAAAAGAGCATATGAGATGTTAGCGAAGGAGGGAACAGTGCTATTAGAGTTGGGTTCCCTTCCATGGAGTTCCTGCTGTGCTGATGTTGTTGATAAGTACGGCGTATACTGGTATATCGCAGTATAGAAAAAATCCGTATTTTCTGTGGTATCTGCTTTTGGGCATCCCATCAGATATTTTTATTGATGAAGGAAGTTAAGAATGATACTATATAGAAATGAAAGGATAAAAAGCTTATGAAAAAAATATTTGATAAATTCCAATACAATTCTCCTGTAACCCTTACCTTTGCATTTATATCCCTGGCAGCACTGATTCTTGGCTATCTCACAGGTGGATTCACTACGAGTTTACTGTTTTCTGCACACCGTACCTCCTTATTGGATCCATTTACCTATTTCAGGATATTCGGACATGTGCTGGGGCATGCCAACTGGAGCCATTACAGCGGGAACATGGTGCTGTTTCTGGTATTAGGTCCCATGCTGGAGGAAAAATATAAATCTAAGGCCTTTTTGACTATGATTTTGATTACAGCATTGGTTTCCGGATTGTTTTATATTGTATTGTTTCCGGGCAGTGTATTGCTTGGAGCAAGCGGAGTTGTATTTATGATGATAGTTCTCTCATCAGCTGCCGGTGTAAAAGATGGGAAAATTCCTTTGACACTGGTATTGGTGCTTATTGTTTATCTTGGAGGGGAAGTATTAAGCATCGGATCAAAAGATGGGATTGCACATGCAGCTCATATTCTGGGTGGAATTTGTGGCGCAGGCTTTGGCTTGACCCGCAGAAAATCTTAGGGCGGAGCAGGCTGTTATAGGGCTGCGAGGCTTTAAGGTGACAGTTTTATGTTGAATATTTCCAGGAACTGCCTTATAATAAAAATGGCCCTAAAGTGATTTAACAGGCATGGTACGATTAGTTTAGATGTTAATTAATAATATAAAAATATTTATTACAGAAAAGAGTAATTCAAATAAGTGTAAAAAAACGGGGGTTTCAGTGTGGTTAAGCACATGATTGATTTTAGGGATATTATAGCAAAAGGACGGGTAGAATGTGAGCCGGTGGAGGACATGCTTCATGTAAGAACGAAACATGCGATTCCCAGTCAGCGTTTTGATGCGGAGCATCTATCTGTTAATTCTTATATTGCTTTACCTGGAACCTTTAAGCTGCCTTTGCGGATTGATATCACCGCCCAACTAGATGAACCAGGGCTTTATCTTCTTGTTGGAAAGGGGCGCATCAATTTTGGTACTTTGTGTTCGGACAACCGGAGAATGGATGATATTATAAAACCTGCCAGAAAAGTTTTCTTTTACCATAACCAAATGCCTATGAAAGAATTTACGGATTTATCGGTAACCTACAATCTAAAGGAAATGCAGATTCTCATTCAGGGGGAAGAACGATATTATTCCCAAAAAGAAAAGTATATGAAAGCCTCAGAATTCCCTGAAAGGAATGAAGAAGGTTTTTCCATAAAGATAGCCTGTGATAAGTTTGTAAACCTTATGATAAAGTCGATAACTGTCACAGAGTACGAAGATGATTGTAAGATAATCCGCCAGGGAAAGGAGCTGCCTCCTGCCATTACTACAAATCAATGGGAGGTTTCTGGAGAAAAGCTTTCCATGGAAGCATGTATCGCCAGGCTGCCGGATGAGATACAAAAAAGTATTCTTTGTATGGATGACTATTTCAAATCTATCAAAAATCTTAAATTGAAAAGAAGCATTGAAAGAAATGGGAATAAAATAACTTATGTTTCCTCGGACTATGGATTTTCCTATGCCATTTATGTGGGCAATGAGTTGTTTAAGCATTCCCTGCAGTGGTATCTGATTACCAAAGGTAAACCGGAGACCTGGCATAGAAAAGCCGACTTTATGGAGGAGACCTTAAGCAGCCTGCAGACAAGCAACCAGGAATTTGCCCAGCGGATGTACAATGACTTAGAGGAGTGTGTAGGCTGCTATGGTCTTTGCCTCGCAAGGACACCTTATAGCTTCGGAGACAGAAAAAAGTATGTTTGCCATGGTAAATTATTTTTTCAGATGAATAAAGCTGGTTTTGATGATGCCCGTACCTTTGTCGATGAAATTAACCAGGTTGTGCAAAGGAAAGAAATAGCCTCAAAGAGCAGTTAATTTATTGCATCATTATAAGCTTAATAAATCCATGCATTATAGAAGAGAACTTTTCAAGTAAGCCTTTTCTGTAATCCATGGATTTTTTGTAGTTGGAGATATTCTTACAATACAATATATGTAAGGGCGTGAGGATAATAATACCAGAAGAGTCCAGTTTATATGTATTATGAAAATGATAATATTTCTCAATAAAATCGAGCGAGTCTGTTTTACAATAATTTCAGAAATGGGAAGAAGGGCTTATTTACTGTAATTTTCAAGACAAATGTAAAATCACATTCCTTAAAACTCAGATAGGAGGAGGGTTTCGCCATTTTTCGGCCACTTGACAAATAAGGACTCCTTTGATAACCTAACAAAGTTAGAAATGACTAACATAGTCGAGACGGTACATAACGAAAAGAAAGAGGAGTTAGAATATGAAATTAAAAAAACTTAGTTCTATTATAGCTATAGCGCTGGTTATGACACTAACAGCCTGCTCTGGTAAATCCAATAATACAAATGGAAACAATAGTGAAGCTGAGACAACGAAGGCACCAACTGCTGAAGCAACAGAGGCTGCAGAACCAACAGATGCAGCTGGTGAAGCTACGGTTGAATATCCTATAACAATAAAACATGCTTTCGGTGAGACAGTTCTTGAGAGTAAACCCGAACGTATTGCAACTATTTCCTGGGGAAACCAAGATGTTCCTTTAGCTTTAGGTGTGGTTCCGGTTGGTGTTTCAGAAGCGAATTATGGAGTGACAGATGGTAGCAAGTTATTACCCTGGACAGGTGAAGGTTTTAAGAATCTGGGCGAAGAAAATCCCGTTCTTTTTAATGATACAGATGGTCTGAATTATGAAGCAATCAGCGATGTACAGCCTGATGTGATTCTTGCAGCATATTCAGGAATTACAGAAGAAGAATATAATCTGTTAAGTGAAATAGCACCTGTGGTTGCTTATCCGACACTTGCCTGGCAGACCCTGTGGCGTGATCAGATTACCATGGATGCAACAGGTATGGGTATGAAAGCAGAAGGTGAGAAGCTGGTAGCTGATCTTGATCAGCTTATAACTGATAAAACAGCGGCATATCCTCAGATAGCAGGAAAGACAGCAGCCTTTTTCTACTTCAGCCCTACAGATCTTGGTAAATTCTATATTTACACTTCAACAGATCCCCGTGCCGCCTATCTCAATGATTTAGGCCTGGTAGAGCCGGAAAGTGTTAAGAAACTGGCGGAAGGACAGGCAACCTTTGCACTTGAAATCAGTGCTGAAAACGCAGACGTTCTTTCTGATGTAGATATTATCGTTGCCTATGGAGATGAGGCATTGTTAAAGGCTATGCAGGCAGATGCTCTCCTTGGGACCGTACCGGCAATACAGAGAGGCTCCGTAGTATTGATCCAGGATGGTACTCCCCTGGCTGCTTCTGGTACACCCAGCGCCCTTTCTATTCCTGCAACTATCGATGAGTACTTAAAGTTAATCGGAGAGGCAGCTGATAAAGTGCAATGAAACGAGAGAAAATAATAATACTGATATTTGCCGGTGTTGCAGGACTTGCGCTGTCTGTTTTCGCATCCCTGGCACTTGGTTCAAGAAATATAGGGCTTTCGCAAGTAATGGGAGCCCTTCTACATCCAAACAGCGGAGCTTTTGAAGCACTGGTAATCCGAGAGCGTATTCCCAGAACTGTATTCAGTATTATCGCCGGAGCTTCCCTTGGGGTCTCCGGCGCTTTGATGCAGGCGATTACCCGTAATCCGATTGCAGATCCAAGTATTTTAGGTGTTAATACCGGAGCTTCCCTGTTCGTTGTAAGCGGAATTGCTTTTTTTCATATCAGTTCAGCGAATCAATACATCTGGTTTGCGCTGGCAGGAGCTGCAGTAACGGCTGTTTTTGTCTACAGGATAGGTTCTATGGGCTCAGGAGGTGCAACTCCTATTAAGCTTGCACTGGCAGGTGCTGCCACCAGTGCTGCCTTATCTTCCTTAGTCAGTGCGGTAATTTTGCCAAGGACTGATGTTATGAATGCTTACCGTTTCTGGCAGGTGGGCAGTGTAAGCGGAGCTACCTGGGAAGGAATCCTGTCGGTATCTCCTTTTCTTGTTATTGGCTTAGCCATAGGAGTGCTATCGGCATCTGCTTTAAATGCTCTTGCCTTAGGTGACGATGTGGCAACGGGATTAGGGGTAAAAACCGGCTTGATCAGAATCATTGGTGCCTTAGCCGGCGTACTATTGTGTGGTGCCACGACTGCTCTTGCTGGCCCCATAGGATTTGTCGGTCTTATGATTCCGCACATTATGAGAATGCTCTGTGGTCCAGATATGAAATTCGTTGTACCTATGTCAGCCTTGGGCGGAGCAATTCTTTTGACGGTATCAGATATAATAGGAAGACTCATAGGACAACCCGGAGAACTGGAAGCCGGAATTGTTACAGCATTTTTCGGAGCACCCATTCTGATTCTGATTGCTATGAGAGCGAAGGTGCGTTCATTATGACAAATAATAACTTAAATATTGTACAATTGGGTTTTCACAAAAGAAGAACTCGTTTTATCACAGTTACCGTGATCTTGACGTTTATCACAGCAGTCCTTTGCTGTATAATGCTTTATCTTGGAAATACAAAGTATTCACCGGAAATAATCCTTCGCGTTTTATTAGGAGAGGAGATTAAGGGTGCTACCTTTGCAATTGAAACGATAAGGCTGCCTCGT from Anaerocolumna sp. AGMB13020 encodes the following:
- a CDS encoding iron-siderophore ABC transporter substrate-binding protein; the protein is MKLKKLSSIIAIALVMTLTACSGKSNNTNGNNSEAETTKAPTAEATEAAEPTDAAGEATVEYPITIKHAFGETVLESKPERIATISWGNQDVPLALGVVPVGVSEANYGVTDGSKLLPWTGEGFKNLGEENPVLFNDTDGLNYEAISDVQPDVILAAYSGITEEEYNLLSEIAPVVAYPTLAWQTLWRDQITMDATGMGMKAEGEKLVADLDQLITDKTAAYPQIAGKTAAFFYFSPTDLGKFYIYTSTDPRAAYLNDLGLVEPESVKKLAEGQATFALEISAENADVLSDVDIIVAYGDEALLKAMQADALLGTVPAIQRGSVVLIQDGTPLAASGTPSALSIPATIDEYLKLIGEAADKVQ
- a CDS encoding rhomboid family intramembrane serine protease — protein: MKKIFDKFQYNSPVTLTFAFISLAALILGYLTGGFTTSLLFSAHRTSLLDPFTYFRIFGHVLGHANWSHYSGNMVLFLVLGPMLEEKYKSKAFLTMILITALVSGLFYIVLFPGSVLLGASGVVFMMIVLSSAAGVKDGKIPLTLVLVLIVYLGGEVLSIGSKDGIAHAAHILGGICGAGFGLTRRKS
- a CDS encoding FecCD family ABC transporter permease — protein: MKREKIIILIFAGVAGLALSVFASLALGSRNIGLSQVMGALLHPNSGAFEALVIRERIPRTVFSIIAGASLGVSGALMQAITRNPIADPSILGVNTGASLFVVSGIAFFHISSANQYIWFALAGAAVTAVFVYRIGSMGSGGATPIKLALAGAATSAALSSLVSAVILPRTDVMNAYRFWQVGSVSGATWEGILSVSPFLVIGLAIGVLSASALNALALGDDVATGLGVKTGLIRIIGALAGVLLCGATTALAGPIGFVGLMIPHIMRMLCGPDMKFVVPMSALGGAILLTVSDIIGRLIGQPGELEAGIVTAFFGAPILILIAMRAKVRSL
- a CDS encoding VOC family protein; translated protein: MKLGATLYIKNTIEAVALYTEAFGLTLGYHEKYPDGTFMHASLLRDRQEIFAVSESHNDNFVNIMLTSSLEGARPTMSYGINFESEQEVKRAYEMLAKEGTVLLELGSLPWSSCCADVVDKYGVYWYIAV
- a CDS encoding FtsX-like permease family protein, with the translated sequence MLYKNSLVKIKKSFGRYISLLVMVMVGVGFFAGIQASAPDMSAVADQYYRDYNLMDFKIVSSMGLTEEDVAALKALRKAEAVIPAYSLDVMAQELTTGSQSGNQTTGGQSGNSQATATSGLTVRLHSLESVNKVKLVDGRMPQKDTECITDNKSYKVGDKLVITDDVSDKLKNKEFTVVGTVESVLYLAEEYGSTTNGDGKLSSFLFINSSNFIMDVYTEIYLTAAGTKDAIAYSDAYDEAAEELQEQLVSIKPERETARYNEIYKEADSEIRENEEKLNSEKAKGETKLKDAKTELDDNAKKLEDGKSELKENEQTLKDNKEKQNREFAAARVQIADGWKEIDSALTQSGTNRKGLNTKIAELETALTQLKGQAAQLPEGSPLAEQLNASIKQYTEGYNGMLALRESINTLTAKEKELNEGIETFQTEIQKAEKEIAKGKADIKENEKKLADGYAEYNENLDKFNTEMADAEGKLKDAREELSKLERPKWYIQDRDAAVGYTSLKTDIDVVNSVAAVFPFFFILLGMLMTSNSMTRMIAEERSELGTLTSLGYSDGKIISTYLFYILSATGLGSIVGFYAGCSIIPPLIYSNYQYILPSLILKYDLVSFLQIVGVAFVLMTLVTVVSCNKELKQKPAALLRPVPLAKGKTILLERIAPVWKRLSFTWKVTMRNIFRFKKRALMTIVGVSGCTALLLVGFGLRDSMQGVAQRQYGEILRYGNMMILKDETKSISGELEDLLSKEQVNNPLLIRQTAFQSSKGRVDNADGSKLKSKGKTLDSYVIVPENQEGFNEYFNLKDSKSGVEITLNDSGVVLTEKLAEVLGLGKGDTLSVKDTDNNVYSLTVSAVTENYTSHYIYMSNELYDKIFSEAPAYNTIVSDFMGDKDTLSEHLIDSGLVLNVVYTGDVLEKAIESNNSLDSIILLIVVVASLLAIIVLYNLTSINISERLREIATLKVLGFTDQEANGYIYREAIILTIISACVGLVLGIYLHDFIVGIVERDQMILSREISWVSYGLSWLITMAFSLIMQMVTYFKLRTVEMLESLKSVE